In Leopardus geoffroyi isolate Oge1 chromosome B4, O.geoffroyi_Oge1_pat1.0, whole genome shotgun sequence, the DNA window aaataataactatagtTGTATGAAAGAATAAGGCTTATTGACAAATCAATCTGAACATATTTCAAATACTATCCACGTAAAAATTCTCAAATGCAGTACAATAGCACTTAGCAAATTTTTAAGTTATAGTATTAACTAAAAATCATTAATTATTTTCTAGGCTAAATATTGGACTGAGAATTCTGACctaatgtagtattttttttcctcaaagcaaTGGCCCTTGTTATAGATGAAATATGATTTTTAGTTAAGAAGGAAATGTCAAATCAAACCATTTACATGTTGACAGGTCTCATAAAATCGTATAAACTTTCACGGAATCTAAGATGACCTCAATTGTTAGGTTGTACCATTATTTTATGAGATACTGCTAAAAAAATTGctgtgattaaaataaaacagctcTTAATATTTAGAGCCTTTATTTTATAACTACCAAAAGAGCTTTTCTAGATGTAAACAGATGATTTTAATCACTCTTgcacattttatatacacacacacacacacacacatgcattagGAAGTGTACATTAAATAAATTGAGTAAGGCATTTCTAAAACTTCTTCCCATTCAGTATATGGCTCTCCTAAATTAGTTTTTGAGTCAGCGTTCTCAGTGTTTGTGTTTCACACGTAAGCTTGTTCTCTTTGCCAGTGAGGCAGCATATCTTACTAGAGAGATCTGCCATTTTCTCTGGTAATTTCATCTCAGCTGCTCTACCTATTCAGTATGTTTTGATGCTGGTACTTTCTTGACATTATCAGAATGTGTCAACAGGAGAATATTTCAGACAATAATCAGGATTCATATTCATATTACTTCTTCAAGTGGTCCTTAATATGGTTTGATTGcaatttgaaatatatgaaatatgaagAATTGCCATTGTCCAACCAAGCCACAGAATTAACCAAATTCAAGCATGCATAGGCTGTGATAGCTACTTTGCTACCTATGACCACCACCTGTCAAACAGGGATTGTTAAGAGACCTCTAGTGTGAGACATCCTCATTtctaacataataaaatatgaaaacaattggTATCTTagaatcaaaagaaatttttcaaaaaaaggatttataaagaaaatcatactGTGGTATCATAAAACAATTTTGAGCTCTAATTAAgaggatatatatgtgtgtgcccATAGAATATattattctagaaaataaaatgataacaaaCAAGTGATTTCTATAATCTCTAGATTGTTACATaaatttgtttgcatttattaaatattggGTAGTATAACTATGTCCTGTTGAAAAACTTTTGCATCAAAAGTTGAATGATTATGGTCGTAAACTGTATGTTAAACActtagaatttattattttatgtgctGTCATATATATGGTTAAAGAAAACAGTCGATCTGATTAGGAAGTATTGAAAAGTCTTCATTATATTCTATGTGaactaatatttttgtttgatcATTAAAACGTGCtttcaaaattaacaaatgttaaaaaataaactgtaagtaaatgacccagcaattgaatatttcttcatttcctctctaCCTCAGGTCCCATAAGTAGTGTTCTGGTGAATAAATATGGTAGCCGACCAGTAGTGATGATAGGAGGTTTATTATGCTGCTTGGGAATGGTCACAGCCTCTTTTAGTACCAACGTAATAGAGCTCTACCTCACTGTGGGATTCATTACCGGTAAGTcgttttgttttctgcttattttcttcttaacacTTCCATTGTTTGCAAAGCTCTGTAAGAAGCATAAACAATAgaacatttacattgttttactTGAGTTTATGTCTTATAGCAGATGCTATCTTAAAGTATTTTCATCGAGTACAATGAAATACTAGCGTGGAATGGCCAATCAAACTTATTtcaagaaatggaagaaacaaaatattagacACATTAGGTGCTATGATATCaatgtcaaaaagaaaaccattttcatttaattttaccaTTTCACCATTTGCTCATCAGCCAGTTAAGATGGGGTATTATGGACATAAACTTTCTGGCATAtaaatagcttcatttttttaagttatttttcattacttACCACTATTTAGAGTATCTGACTTATGACTCATTATAGGTTAAAAAATGAtgccaaaatatattttctgcatgCACTGATTTAGCTCTaacaatagaattatttttatttgtgttctgGTTAGTGGTAGGGCTCTGTATTAGGGTCCCTTCTTTTCCTTACAAAAGATTCCAATTGCTTAAAGGCTCTGTAAGGCACATTTgctgctaatatttttaaattttatactgtCACTTGATTACAGTTGTTCCTCATGTGTAATGTCTGTTGACCTAAACTGACCTAAATATGTACATTTGGAAAACACTACTTTTATTAGCCTTAACAATAAATTGCATTAAGCAAATCTACACGCAAAGTTTTAAGGAAAATTGGATTCAGtgtataaagaaattgaatcttttCCTTATGCTCACAGCAAAACAGTaagtgtatttctctttttatagtaattttaGATCAGTCTAACCCTGCAGTGGCATatcatttgatgaaaaaaaaataagatgtagtAAAGCCTATAGTAATAGTGATGTTAAAATCTTTCTCTTTACAGCCTATCCACAACACTCTACCTTTTTGATGTGATAAAATACTTTTTGACATTGTAAATGAGAATCTTCTATCTAAGAATTGTCATAGTGCAGGGAacaccttttttgttttgtgcaGAAATACCGTATATTGCATTTGACCATAGAAGTCAGGCTGGGCCCACAAATAGATGTAATATGGAAACGATCATTTTGATATTACTGTCCCACAAATGTCAACAGCATTATATGCTATTCTGACttcaattccatttattttgagtCTTGAAGACTTTGGTGCTTCTGGAGTCAACCCTTAAATGCACCTTTGAGAGATTTATCTTAAGGCGTTATCAGCCAATACTTTTTGATAGACAATCTAGTTTTAATCCTGACTTAGCACATATTAGCTGATCATGGGTAAATTAGcctctttctatctttttgtctttagaaTATGGAAAATGATAGCTCTTTCCTTTTGGAGTTGTTGGGATGATGCATGCAAAAAATGAATACTCAGTACCTTACAGAGTGCCCAgaatttcattacttttaaataaatatttgcagataatTACCATCATAATGTCATTATATAACATCTTAAGAGTTCTAGAACTTACTTGACTTTGGCAAAACCCTCATTTGTTATTGTTGAGGGGATTGGAACTCAAGAAGTCTAAGTGTTTTGCCCAATAATGCAtataggtggggcgcctgggtggctcagtaggttaagtgtctgacttcggctcaagtcatgatctcacagtttgtgagtccaagccccgtcgggctttgtgctgacagtgtggagcctgcttggggttctcactctctccctttctctctgctcctcccatgcctgtgctctgtctctctcaaaataaaaaaacaaaacttaaaaaaaaaaaataaaaataacaaaagtgttCACATAAGTTGCACTCTTGCCCACAAGGTAGCAATctattgtatatgtgtgtatataaatataatgcatataaaaatatatgttagataaatggagagagaatTAACCTATCTGTGGAATTACATGATTTTAAGTAAGAACTAATAATTCTGTCCTAATTTCAACCTATTCTATGAATATGGAAACATCAGAAGTTCTTGGGTTTAATTTTGTGCTTTTACATGAAAGCAATATGAAGCTGTCATACATGTCAAATGTCCAGTTATGAGAACCTCTTTGTTGATGTGCAATTCTGTGATAATAATTGTCATCAAAAATTACCACCTGCTGTTGTACTTTGGGTCCTGACTTACCCACGTGAATATACCTTTTAAGGAGTGATTTCTTTTGTGAGTGACataatgtgtttgtgtttttcttcctttttgtctttctttttaggtTTAGGTTTAGCATTCAACCTGCAACCTGCCCTAACAATCATTGGCAAATACTTCTACAAGAAACGACCCATGGCTAATGGCCTCGCCATGGCAGGAAGTCCTGTTTTCTTAAGCACATTGGCTCCTTTCAATCAGTACCTTTTTAATACTTTTGGTTGGAAAGGAAGCTTTTTGATTTTAGGAGGCTTATTGTTGAATGCTTGTGTGGCTGGGTCCCTCATGAGACCCGTTGAACCCAAACAAGCTACGAAGAAGTCTAAAAATAAGATTGGCGTAAGAGAGAATGACCCAGATGTGAAGAAAAGCCATAGGAAGAAATCAAGATGGGAAAGAGTTAATAAGTATTTAGATTTCTCCCTTTTTAAGCATAGGGGATTTCTGATATACTTATCTGGAAATGTCATTATGTTTCTAGGGTTTTTTGCCCCCATTATATTCTTGGCTCCATAtgccaaagacaagggaattgaTGAGTATTCTGCAGCTTTCTTGCTGTCTATTATGGCTTTTGTTGATATGTTTGCTAGACCTTGTGGAGGAATCATTGCAAACTCCAAATTTATCCGACCCCGAATCCAGTACTTCTTCAGTTTTGCAGTCATGTTCAACGGAGTGTGTCATCTCCTGTGCCCGTTGGCAGAGGACTACACAAGCCTGGTGTTGTATGCTGTGTTTTTTGGTCTCGGATTTGGGAGTGTTAGCAGTGTCCTCTTTGAAACGCTCATGGACCTGGTTGGCCCTCAGAGGTTTTCCAGCGCTGTGGGACTCGTCACAGTGGTGGAGTGTTGCCCTGTTCTTCTTGGCCCTCCTCTTGCTGGTAAGAATCATTCTCAtccagaggagcagagagcataAAAGGAATACCCACTAGCCAGGACCTTCTTTGGAATGTATGATATAATGTGGCTTATAACAATAAACATGAATAGCCTACAAGGCTGTGGGTGTGTTAACTTTAGGGTttattatacatgtatttttaaattgcataaaTAGTTGATTTTAGACATAAATTTGCTACAGAGCCTGGACCTATGAACTTAAGAATTTAAGTTagactgggacgcctgggtggctcagtcggttaagcatctgacttcgcctcaggtcatgatctcacagtccgtgagttcaagccccatgtcgggttatgtgctgacagctcagagcctggagcctgtttcagattctgtgtctccctctctctcttactctcccccgttcatgctctgtctctctctgtctcaataaataaacgtttaaagaaaaataaaaaaaaaagaatttaagttaGACTGATAATTAGTAACATAATCTTCAGGTTTTTATGCATATCTGTTTTTTTGTGCTTATAAAAATGTATCATAATAAAATTCCACCTTTTATTTATCATTGATgaacaaatttctgtttatattaaaaagagtcaaaaatttaaaataatgctatCAAAAGGTCAGGATCTCTTTTCTTATTGGAGTACATTGGTTATATTACTATGTTACGTGCCTAAGGATAGCATACTTTTATAATATTGCtgacagaaaaatatgaatatatatacatatgtgtgtatatatatatacatatatacatgtatatatatttgtatatatatatatatatacaggaaggaaaagaaattcattttgaaCAGATACTTACATTTCACACTTATAAACTATAAGGATTACTTTTAGATTTTTAAGATCTGAAATATTTCAGTCATGCCTATGAAAGTATCTgtgctaggggcacctgagtggctcagtcggttaaacatctgacttcggttcaggtcatgatctcacggttcacgagttcaagccctgtgttgggctctgcactgacagctcagagcctggagcctgcttcggattctgtgttgccctctctctctgcccctccccaccctctctcaaaagtagataaacattaaaaacaattttaaaaaagaaagtatctgtGCTAAATTGCACACTAAGGAGACTAAAACAAATGTATAAGTGCATTTTTGAAGTTAAGACTTTGTTTAATCTTAGACTTTCATGTTGTAAACATTATGTGGGCCAGTCTTTTCTAGTAACCACTGGAAACCATTGTTTTGCTTAATACTAAACTTAGGTATTCAGTTAGACTCTTGGCCTGACACCCAGTGGTCACAGTAACTGCCAGGTTCAATGTAAAGTTTTCCATGTATGTAAGTCAGTCTTTAAACTGTTTCCTACATGACatttaggtataatttttttaataccagtataatttacatacattgttacattagtttcaggtatacaatatagtgacaAGGAATCATTTTGAATTGggaaaatttgtatttaatttgttgATCTTAAGGTATCATTGACCTTTTGCCTTGCTTTTCCACTTGGCCGGGAATGAGTGGTACAGCTATTGACTTTTTCTGTCTACCAGGGAGGGCTGTCCTCTCCTGTCTAGCACAGATGTTTTGGGTGGTATaccttttaatatgtatatactgTGGCACCAaagcaattttcaaaaagaatgaaagctagTCTTATTTATCAGCCAAATGATTTTGCTGCATAAGACAAATACAATTGACCTATCTTTTCCTACAGAATTAGTTTTACCAAATGGGTTTTAGAAGCCTATTCACGAGCAGCAGAATTCTTAGTATTAACAGAGAAAATTGTATTTCACCAGCCAtggtgggaataaaaaaaaaaaaagaagtcaggtcAA includes these proteins:
- the SLC16A7 gene encoding monocarboxylate transporter 2; its protein translation is MPPPAGAPLHPPPDGGWGWVVVGASFISIGFSYAFPKAVTVFFKEIQQIFNTTYSEIAWISSIMLAVMYAGGPISSVLVNKYGSRPVVMIGGLLCCLGMVTASFSTNVIELYLTVGFITGLGLAFNLQPALTIIGKYFYKKRPMANGLAMAGSPVFLSTLAPFNQYLFNTFGWKGSFLILGGLLLNACVAGSLMRPVEPKQATKKSKNKIGVRENDPDVKKSHRKKSRWERVNKYLDFSLFKHRGFLIYLSGNVIMFLGFFAPIIFLAPYAKDKGIDEYSAAFLLSIMAFVDMFARPCGGIIANSKFIRPRIQYFFSFAVMFNGVCHLLCPLAEDYTSLVLYAVFFGLGFGSVSSVLFETLMDLVGPQRFSSAVGLVTVVECCPVLLGPPLAGKLVDQTRQYKYMYIACGAIVFLSSVWLLIGNAINYRLLAKEKKLGEARKKKMSSPESKESEPLNKSKHHDVSIKSTRTENNPSERETNI